The Pontibacter pudoricolor genome contains a region encoding:
- a CDS encoding M16 family metallopeptidase: MKNKIVAMLLLMLCTISAVIAQNQQSSKILPYPIHQKKLDNGLNVVTVPYNSPGIAAFYIVVRAGSREEVEKGKTGFAHFFEHMMFRGTDKYSKEAYGDIMKEMGAAANANTSIDRTLYHMTGNADMLDKMFEIETDRFQNLKYSVHDFKTEAGAVKGEYTKNSASPYQQLYEKLVSTAFTKHTYAHTTMGFFDDVVDMPNQYDYSLTFFDRFYRPEYTTILVVGDVTPEKVNNLAQQYFGDWKRGNYKPTIATEPKQTQTRYAHVHQQGFPPYLTLAFKGPSFSDKDKDLPALSILSNILFSQNSDLYRKLVVQEQKARFIGGGPQYSRDPNLVSYSASVVNANDLQYVKDEIMRVLNEAKTKPIDAKKIADTKSRIKYSFAMSMDSPDAIANSLSQYIWLTGNPEALNNMYAVFDTVTAKDLMDVAKKYFTPATLTVGTISPSEKSPVK; this comes from the coding sequence ATGAAAAACAAGATAGTAGCTATGCTGCTGCTCATGCTATGCACCATTTCGGCTGTGATAGCACAAAACCAGCAAAGCAGCAAGATTCTACCCTACCCCATCCACCAGAAAAAGCTCGACAATGGCCTGAATGTGGTAACAGTACCCTACAACAGCCCGGGCATTGCCGCTTTTTATATTGTAGTAAGAGCCGGCTCACGCGAGGAAGTGGAAAAAGGCAAAACAGGCTTTGCACACTTTTTTGAGCACATGATGTTCCGGGGCACCGACAAGTACAGCAAAGAGGCTTATGGTGATATCATGAAGGAAATGGGTGCCGCCGCTAACGCCAACACCAGCATCGACCGCACCTTGTACCACATGACCGGCAATGCCGATATGCTGGACAAAATGTTCGAGATTGAAACGGACCGTTTCCAGAACCTGAAATACAGCGTGCACGACTTTAAGACCGAAGCCGGCGCTGTGAAAGGTGAATACACCAAAAACTCGGCCAGCCCCTACCAGCAACTATACGAGAAACTGGTAAGTACCGCTTTTACAAAGCATACTTACGCGCACACCACCATGGGCTTTTTTGATGACGTGGTAGATATGCCGAACCAATACGATTACTCGCTCACCTTCTTCGACCGTTTTTACCGCCCGGAATACACCACGATACTGGTAGTAGGCGACGTTACTCCTGAAAAAGTAAACAACCTGGCGCAGCAGTACTTCGGCGACTGGAAGCGTGGTAACTATAAACCAACTATAGCCACAGAACCAAAGCAAACCCAAACCCGCTATGCGCATGTGCATCAGCAGGGTTTTCCGCCATACTTAACACTGGCTTTTAAAGGACCTTCTTTCTCTGATAAGGACAAAGACCTGCCTGCACTAAGCATCCTTTCCAACATTCTTTTCTCGCAGAACTCTGATCTGTACCGCAAACTGGTAGTGCAGGAGCAAAAGGCCCGCTTTATTGGTGGTGGCCCGCAGTATTCCCGCGACCCGAACCTGGTTTCTTACTCAGCATCGGTAGTGAACGCCAACGACCTGCAGTATGTAAAAGACGAAATAATGCGTGTGCTGAACGAGGCCAAAACCAAGCCGATAGATGCAAAAAAGATCGCAGATACCAAGTCGCGCATCAAGTATAGTTTTGCCATGAGCATGGACAGTCCCGATGCCATTGCCAACTCACTGTCGCAGTACATCTGGCTGACAGGCAATCCGGAAGCCCTTAATAACATGTATGCAGTGTTCGATACCGTTACGGCAAAAGACCTGATGGATGTAGCCAAAAAGTACTTTACACCAGCCACACTCACGGTGGGCACTATTTCCCCGTCAGAGAAATCGCCTGTAAAGTAA
- a CDS encoding GNAT family N-acetyltransferase, with product MQHLSVRELQTEDIPLIADYWLTSEPDFLVGMGVDLAKVPSREELTAMLTYQLSLPVNQRMSYALIWLEDDKPVGHSNVNKIEFGESAYMHLHLWQPALRQKGAGTELVKQSLPYYFDKLQLKTLYCEPYALNPAPNKTLAKAGFEFVKQHTTIPGTINFEQEVNLWQLTREKYEQIRAGL from the coding sequence AACTACAAACGGAAGACATTCCCCTGATTGCCGACTACTGGCTAACCTCAGAACCTGATTTCTTAGTTGGCATGGGCGTAGATCTGGCCAAAGTGCCTTCCCGCGAAGAGCTGACAGCTATGCTTACGTACCAGTTAAGTTTACCAGTAAACCAACGAATGAGCTATGCACTGATATGGCTGGAGGATGATAAACCGGTAGGGCACAGCAACGTGAATAAGATCGAGTTTGGAGAGTCGGCTTACATGCACCTGCATTTGTGGCAGCCAGCGCTCAGGCAGAAAGGAGCAGGTACAGAACTGGTGAAGCAATCTCTTCCATATTATTTCGATAAGCTGCAACTCAAAACGCTTTACTGCGAACCTTATGCGCTGAATCCTGCTCCCAACAAAACGCTGGCTAAAGCAGGCTTCGAATTTGTAAAGCAGCACACCACTATACCCGGAACTATAAACTTTGAGCAGGAAGTTAACCTTTGGCAGCTCACCCGCGAGAAATATGAGCAGATAAGGGCAGGGCTATAG
- a CDS encoding c-type cytochrome, whose translation MKKVFKVIGYVLVGILAVAAAGVIYMQYAFPNVDAAPAITINKTPALIERGEYLANHVAVCIDCHSNRDFSRFSGPIIPGTEGRGGDRFDHSMGFPGVFYARNITPDKETGIGAWTDGEVYRAITAGVNKDGAPLFPVMPYKSFSQMAEQDVYAIIAYLRTLHPIKNEIPASDADFPMNLILRTMPSTPKNTMNPVLDDQLSKGKYLVTIASCNDCHTPAEKGTPIEGKQLAGGFEFKLPNGTLRSANITPDKETGIGSWTENAFVSRFKQHLEPEMANQKIGPNDFNTIMPWRMYAGMTEEDLRAIYQYLRTVEPKKNKVERFTPAPVQAKL comes from the coding sequence ATGAAAAAAGTTTTTAAAGTTATCGGCTACGTGCTGGTGGGCATTTTAGCTGTTGCCGCAGCCGGCGTTATTTACATGCAATACGCCTTCCCGAACGTAGATGCGGCGCCGGCCATTACTATTAATAAAACCCCAGCGCTGATAGAACGGGGGGAATATCTTGCCAATCACGTTGCTGTGTGCATCGACTGCCACTCTAACCGCGACTTTTCGCGCTTTTCCGGGCCAATAATACCGGGCACAGAAGGCAGAGGTGGTGACCGCTTTGACCACTCCATGGGGTTCCCGGGCGTGTTTTATGCCCGTAACATTACTCCTGATAAAGAAACAGGAATAGGAGCCTGGACAGACGGGGAAGTGTACCGCGCCATTACAGCAGGTGTTAACAAAGATGGTGCTCCACTCTTCCCGGTAATGCCTTACAAGTCTTTCAGCCAGATGGCGGAGCAGGATGTTTACGCCATTATTGCTTACCTGCGCACCCTCCACCCGATCAAAAACGAAATCCCTGCATCTGATGCGGATTTCCCTATGAACCTGATCCTGCGCACCATGCCATCTACCCCAAAAAACACGATGAACCCTGTGCTTGATGACCAACTATCAAAAGGGAAATACCTGGTGACTATTGCCTCCTGCAATGATTGCCACACGCCTGCCGAAAAAGGTACTCCAATAGAAGGCAAACAACTTGCTGGCGGCTTCGAGTTTAAGCTACCGAACGGCACACTGCGCTCTGCTAATATTACACCCGATAAAGAAACCGGCATTGGGTCCTGGACCGAAAATGCTTTTGTAAGCCGCTTTAAGCAGCACCTGGAGCCTGAAATGGCAAACCAGAAAATTGGCCCGAACGACTTTAACACGATTATGCCCTGGAGAATGTATGCCGGCATGACAGAAGAAGACCTGCGCGCCATTTACCAGTACCTGCGCACAGTAGAACCTAAAAAGAATAAAGTAGAGCGCTTTACACCAGCCCCTGTCCAGGCAAAACTTTAA
- a CDS encoding M16 family metallopeptidase translates to MKRIAAYILPIALLTASCTKQPQASQQTTDNATTTETAPVAFDANSAFGPGKVVELQNPQSNKVIIKLMFKNGSMADPKGKEGLTYTTAQMIANSGTQDMTVTQIREKIYPWAAGYGASTDKEVTTFTFAVHRDFLNDFYPIVRGLMLQPAFAEDDFKRVLSNQQNYVDQVIRASSDEEYSKKALEDLLFRGTNYQHVVEGTSASVKNITLEDVKNHWRNMFTRNNVMVGVAGNYSNEFLNKLKADVAQLSEVKPTIPVAGQPNKPNGVQVEIIQKNDALGSAIFTGTPMPVTRSADDFAALMVANSFLGEHRKSYGTLYDKIRTTRSMNYGDYSYIEWYDNGGSFQLPNPGVPRTSNYFALWIRPVQIAEGLKQQYTELKDINVGHAHFALRLAMREVDNLIKNGMTQQEFELTRKFLRSYMKLYAQTEEKQLGFLMDSRFYGREDYLQEMDQLLANLTVDQVNNAVKKYWDVQNMFVTIVTDDSEAEPLKQALLNNTPSPMSYSNLVKEGLPKEVLAEDDIIANYKLNVKDVKIVDSKDTFK, encoded by the coding sequence ATGAAAAGAATAGCTGCATATATACTGCCTATTGCCCTGTTGACTGCCTCCTGCACCAAACAGCCCCAGGCATCCCAGCAAACCACCGATAATGCTACAACGACCGAAACAGCTCCCGTAGCGTTCGATGCCAACTCGGCATTTGGCCCCGGCAAAGTAGTAGAGCTACAGAACCCACAGTCGAACAAGGTCATTATCAAGCTGATGTTCAAAAACGGTTCTATGGCTGACCCGAAAGGCAAGGAAGGATTGACCTATACTACTGCCCAGATGATTGCCAACTCCGGCACGCAGGACATGACCGTTACCCAGATCCGTGAAAAGATATACCCTTGGGCCGCTGGTTATGGCGCCAGCACCGATAAGGAAGTGACCACCTTTACCTTTGCCGTGCACCGCGATTTCCTGAACGATTTTTACCCGATCGTGCGTGGCCTGATGCTGCAGCCCGCTTTTGCCGAAGATGATTTTAAACGGGTGCTTTCAAACCAGCAAAACTATGTGGACCAGGTGATCCGCGCCTCGTCGGATGAAGAGTATAGCAAGAAGGCGCTGGAAGATTTGTTATTCCGGGGCACCAATTACCAGCATGTGGTAGAGGGAACCTCGGCCAGCGTAAAAAACATTACCCTGGAGGATGTGAAAAACCACTGGCGCAATATGTTTACCCGTAACAATGTGATGGTGGGCGTTGCTGGTAACTATAGCAACGAGTTCCTGAATAAACTGAAAGCCGATGTAGCTCAGTTATCCGAAGTTAAGCCAACTATACCGGTGGCAGGACAGCCAAACAAGCCAAATGGCGTGCAGGTAGAGATCATCCAGAAAAACGATGCCCTTGGCTCCGCTATCTTTACGGGTACCCCGATGCCGGTTACGCGCTCTGCCGATGACTTTGCAGCGCTGATGGTAGCCAACTCGTTTTTGGGCGAGCACCGCAAAAGCTACGGCACATTATACGACAAGATCCGTACCACCCGCTCCATGAACTATGGCGACTACTCTTACATTGAGTGGTATGATAACGGCGGAAGTTTCCAGTTGCCTAACCCGGGTGTGCCGCGTACCTCCAACTATTTTGCGCTTTGGATCAGACCGGTACAGATTGCCGAAGGTTTGAAGCAGCAGTATACCGAACTGAAAGACATTAACGTAGGTCATGCCCATTTTGCGCTGCGCCTGGCCATGCGTGAAGTAGATAACCTGATCAAGAATGGCATGACGCAGCAGGAGTTTGAACTGACTCGCAAGTTCCTGCGCTCGTACATGAAACTGTACGCCCAGACCGAAGAGAAGCAGCTAGGCTTTTTAATGGACTCGCGCTTTTATGGCCGCGAAGATTACCTGCAGGAAATGGACCAGCTACTGGCAAACCTGACCGTGGACCAGGTAAATAATGCTGTTAAAAAGTACTGGGACGTACAGAACATGTTCGTAACTATAGTTACCGACGACAGTGAAGCTGAACCACTGAAGCAGGCACTGCTTAACAATACGCCATCACCTATGAGCTATTCTAATTTAGTTAAAGAAGGCTTGCCGAAAGAAGTACTGGCTGAAGACGATATCATCGCCAACTATAAACTGAATGTAAAAGACGTGAAGATTGTAGACAGCAAGGACACGTTTAAGTAA